A section of the Leminorella richardii genome encodes:
- the tpx gene encoding thiol peroxidase translates to MTQTVTMKGNPVTVAGQLPKTGEQAKPFTLTANDLSDVSLDTYRGKRKILNVFPSIDTGVCATSVRTFNKLAAEANNTVVLCISADLPFAQTRFCGAEGLNNVVTLSAFRSADFKQDYGVEVLDGPLKSLTARAVIVLDENDRVLHSELVKEIATEPDYDAALAALK, encoded by the coding sequence ATGACTCAGACAGTCACCATGAAAGGCAACCCGGTCACCGTAGCAGGCCAACTGCCAAAAACCGGCGAACAGGCCAAGCCATTTACCCTAACAGCAAACGATCTTTCCGACGTCAGTCTCGATACCTATCGCGGCAAACGCAAAATCCTGAACGTCTTTCCAAGCATTGATACTGGCGTTTGCGCCACGTCAGTAAGAACCTTCAACAAGCTGGCTGCCGAAGCGAACAATACTGTTGTACTGTGCATTTCTGCCGATCTGCCTTTTGCACAAACCCGCTTTTGCGGCGCTGAAGGGCTTAACAACGTTGTCACCCTATCCGCTTTTCGCAGCGCTGACTTTAAGCAAGACTACGGCGTTGAAGTGCTTGATGGTCCACTGAAAAGCTTAACCGCTCGCGCGGTAATTGTGCTTGATGAGAACGATCGCGTCCTGCACAGTGAACTGGTAAAAGAAATCGCTACAGAGCCAGACTACGACGCCGCACTGGCTGCGTTAAAATAG